ATAGAAGATAGCGATGGTGGCCAGGATGATGAAAATCCAGGAATATTCACGGGCCGCATCAGGCATCAGGTAAGTAGCTACGCGAAGCAGACCATACCCACCCAATTTCATGGAAATACCGGCCAGGAACATCGAGGCTGCTGTCGGCGCGGAAGAGTGACCATCGGGTGCCCACGTGTGAAACGGGAACATACCGGTGAACACCCCAAACCCGATGAAGGTGAGGAAATAGAGAATTACCTGAACATTCATGGGCAGATGCATGTGCGACAGCTTCATGATATCCCAGGTATGCTCGCCGCCAAACCAGCCAGAGGCAAAGTAAAGTCCAACAATTCCCAGGAAGACCAAAGCCGAACCGGTCATCAGCATCAAAGCCAGTTTCATGGCGTTGTTCTCTTTCTTTCCGGTTCCCCAAATCCCGATAAGGAGATATTTAGGAATCACCGCCAGTTCGAGGAAGAAGAACATGGAAAACAGGTTGAGCGAAATAAAGAAGCCATATGCTCCAACACTCAATAGCAACAGCATGAAGAAAAACTCTTTCACCTGCTTCTCTATTTTCCAGGAAACCAACACACCGGCCAAAACAACGACCGCAGTCAGTAAAATCATCACCAGCGATATGCCATCCACACCAATGTGATAGTTGATGCCTAACGGCCGAAACCAGGCACGTGATGATTCGAACAGCATTTGTGCTGTTGCTCCGGCATGGCGTAACGAAACATATTGTGCCGTCAGCCAACTGGCAAAAATCACCTGAAGCGCACTTCCTGCCAGCGTAATTTTCCGGACGAGTTGATCGCTTTTGACGAGCAGAATACCTACGACGGTCAAAAGCGGTATGAGTATCAGTAGAGACAGAATATTCATCGTTATGCGAATTTATAGAGTAACAACACCACCAGAAGCAGTACGCCACCAAAGAAATACATAGTGTAAGCCTGCAGTTTTCCCGATTGAACACGCTTGATAGTGTTAGACAAAGCGATCGTCAGGCTACCGGTTTTTTGAACCGTGCCGTCAACCACATTGCGGTCGAACCAGGCTGACGGCCTTCCCATCAGTTTGAAGACAATCTTTTTGGTGATGAACAAGTATATTTCGTCGATATAAAATTTCCGGTAAGCAGCGCGGTAAAAACCTCCCAGCGCGTTGACAATCCGTTGCGGCACGTCCGATTCTTTCCGGTAGAGAATAGCTGCAGCCACAATACTCAGGACACCTAATCCTACCGGGAGAATGATATGACTCAGTTCAATAGGTAGTGCCAAAGGTTTTCCAGTGGCGCTAACAAAATCACCGAAAGGAATAAATCCGCCAAATACAGCTCCAACAGCCAGTAACATCATCGGGATCATCATAGCCCACTCACCTTTCTCATGATTATGCGCATGAGCATCGGGTGTTTTGTGCCAGAAAATCATGAAGTACAAGCGGAAGATGTAGAAAGCAGTTAACGTACCGGCAATCAATCCAACCCAATAAATGATTGGATTACTTTGTTCTGCTGCGCTAAAAATGGCTTCCTTACTAAAGAATCCTGCAAAAGGAGGAATTCCGGAAATGGCCAGAGCTGCCAGCAAGAAGGTAATATGCGTGATAGGCATCGACTTCCGCAGGCCGCCCATGTCTTTCATCTCGTTACTGTGAACGGCATGAATAATGGAACCAGCTCCCAGGAATAGCAGTGCTTTAAAGGAAGCATGGGTGAAGAGGTGAAACATACCGGCAGTAAAGCCTTCTGTTTTACCGGGTCCCCATCCGGCTACTCCCAACGCAAACAGCATAAAGCCAATCTGGGAAATGGTCGAATAAGCCAGCACCTTCTTGATATCGGTTTGTGTACAGGCAATCGTAGCTGCAAACAGTGCAGTAAATGCGCCCACATAACCGACAACGGTCAAAGCATCGGGTGCCCCCACCGCAAATATCGGGAACAAACGGGCTACCAGGTAGACACCGGCCACTACCATCGTTGCGGCGTGGATCAAAGCCGAAATCGGTGTCGGACCTTCCATGGCATCGGGTAACCAGATGTGGAACGGAAACATCGCCGATTTACCGGCACCGCCGATGAAGACCAGAATCAGGGCCCAGGTCAGCGTGCTCATGCCCAGGAATGACGCTCCGGTCATGGCAACCAAGTAGGATGAACCCGGATGTGAAAGCCGGTCAATCAGTGTAAAGAAATCGTAGCTGTGTGCGCCATAGCCCAGCATCAGGATACCAATCAGGAATCCCAAATCGGCGAAGCGGGTAACGATAAACGCCTTCTTAGCAGCAGCCACAGCCGACGGGCGACTGAAGTAGAAACCAATGAGCAGATACGATGATACGCCTACCAGCTCCCAGAAGATGTACATCTGGAAAATGTTGGTCGAAAGCACCAGTCCCAGCATGGAGAAGGTGAACAGTCCGAGGTAAGCATAGTAAGTAGTATACCGCTCCTCACCTTTCATGTATCCCAAACTGTAAATGTGTACCATCGTCGAAACAAACGTAACGACCAGCAACATCATCACAGAAATGGGATCGAGAACCAGTCCCAGATTAATGGATAAATCCGAGTTAAACGGTAACCAGTTCAGTTGTGCCGTCAGGTACGGGATGAATTCTCCTCCCTGCTTTCCGATAGCGAAAAAGTAATCGTAAGCAGTAACCAGCGCGAGAACCAGCGAAGCTCCTAAAATCACCGAGCCAATCACTCCCGAGAAGCGGACCGAAATATGCTTTCCGGCCAGCCCCAGCAACAGGAAGCTTAGCAGCGGCAATAACGGTATGAGTAGTACAATATTATCTAAAGTCATAGCTTAGAATTTCATGGTGTCAACTTCCTCTACATCGACGGTATTAAACTTGCGGAACAGGTTGATGATAATGGCAATCGCCAGCGAAACCTCGGCCGCAGCTACCGCGATGATAAAGAGGGTGAAAAATATTCCTTCCAGCTGATTCGGAAACAGGTACTTGTTAAACGCGATAAAATTGATGTTCACGCTGTTCAGAATCAATTCCACCGACATGAGCATGGTAATCATGTTACGCCGGGTGAAAAATCCGTAAATCCCCAGGAAAAACAGGGCCGAACTGAGAATCAGCAAATGGGCTAATGGTACTTGTTCCATAACTTTATTTCTTTTGAATGTTCACTGCAATCACAATACATCCCACCAGTGCCGCCAGCAGCAAGAAGCTGACAATCTCAAACGGGTAAACATATCCATGGTGATGGTAATCGAGCATTTGCCGTCCGATGCTTCGGGCTGAATGATCGATTCCGGCCTCCGTAGTTACCTTGAATGCAGTCTTGTAAAAGACTCCCAACACGACAATCAGACCGAAAGCAGCCATGCTGGCTCCCGCCACAATTCGTTTGAAAAGGGGCTTGGGTAATTTGTCTCCAGCCTGATGTGTCAGGAAAATCGAAAAGATAATCAGGACGATAATCCCGCCTACGTAGATTAACACCTGCAGTGCCGCGATGAAATCCATGTTCATCAGAATATAAATTCCGGCAATCCCAATCAGGGAAAAGAGCAGGTATATCGCCGCGCGGAATATCTTCCGGGTAAAAACGCTCATCGCACCAAAAACAAGCACAAGAGCCGAAACGATATAAAATATGATGGTTGATGCACTCATTTCTTTGCGCTTTTTAGTTTTGAACCAGGTTGATTGAGCACCTTGGTAAGTACTTTCCGGTCGTAAACCGAATGTTCGAAGGCGTTGGACATTTTAATCGCATCCTGCGGGCATGCATCGATGCATTGACCACAAAACGTGCAAAGTCCCAGGTGATAGACCCACTTGTCCAATTCCTTTTTCTTTTTGCCCTCCGGCGTTTCCACCTGCTGTGTAATGATTTTGATGGAACCGTTGGGACAGTTCATCTCACAAATGGTACAGCCGGTACACAAGTGCTCATTATTCTCGTCGTGCGGAAGAACCACTTCGCCCTGGAATCGTTCAGGAATGTACAAGGTGTCGCGGTTTTCCGGATATTGTTCCGTCAGGATCTTCTTCGGATGCACCAGGTAGTGCCCGGTGAGCATCATCCCTTTCCAGAGAGAAGAAAACCCGTACCAGATTGCTCTGAAATATTGATATATGCTATTCATCTTACCCTCCTTCATTTACAGATACCATCCCATCAGGGCAATGAATGCCGCAAACAGAACATTGATTATACTTACGGGAAGCAGGTATTTCCACTCCAGTTTCAAAAGCTGGTCGATACGCAGTCGCGGGAAAGTCCAGCGGAACCAAACGATCAGGAACAGGATGAAGAATGTCTTGCCGAAGAACCAGACAATTCCGGGAATATAATCCATGAAATGGTTGAATCCTTCGAGTCCGGCAAGGTGGAACGGCATCCAGCCTCCGAGGAAAACAGTAGCTGCTACCATCGACAACACGAACATGTTGGTATATTCCGAAAGGAAAAACATGGCGAACTGCATACCCGAATATTCGGTGTGGTAACCGGCTGTCAACTCCGATTCTGCTTCTGCGAGGTCGAAAGGTGCACGGTTCAACTCAGCTGTACTGGTTATCACAAAGGTGACGAAGGCGATAATCACCGGAATATGGCCTTTAATGATCCACCAACCGTCGGCTTGTGCCTGCACGATTCCGGAAATACTCAGCGTTCCGCTCATCATCACGACAACAATTAGTGCAAGACCGCCCGATAGTTCGTAGCTCACAATCTGCGCTCCGCTTCGCATGGCGCCCAGCAACGAATATTTATTGTTGCTCGACCAGCCGGCCATCAAAATCCCAATCACCGAAAGGGAACTGACCGCGGTAATATAAAATACCCCGATGTTGATGTCCCAAAGCTGAATGCCCCTGGCAAAAGCGATAGGCACTATGGTCATGAAGCTCACAATGGTCACGACGAACGGTGCCAGTTTGAACATCATCTTATCGGAATTCGTCGGAACTAAACACTCTTTCAATAAAAGCTTCATCACATCGGCAATGGCCTGCAGCGATCCGTACTTTCCGACGCGCATCGGGCCAAGCCTCATCTGCATGAACCCGGCCAGTTTACGCTCGGCGTAAACCATCAGAACGGCCATCGCTACTACCAGCAGAATCACGGCGACTCCGGCCAGCACCAGCTCGATTCCAAACGCCACGTGCGGGTGGAAAATGCTGTTCAGCCAACTGTCAATGGCCCGGGTTATTTCTAATAATGATATGGATAATTGCATTTGTATCGTATTATCTTATCTGTCGATATCTGGAATAATTAAATCAAGCGTTGCCATCATCGAAACCATGTCACCGATTTTGGCGCCCTTTAACATCGGCCGCAAGGCATTCAGGTTAGAGAAGTTGGGTGTCCGGAACCTGACACGATACGGCTCTTTCTTGCCGTCGCTCACGATGTAAACGCCCAGCTCGCCACGAGCTGTTTCCACCCGTTGGTAATATTCGCCGGCAGGTAATTTCACTATCCCTTTCAGCTTCTCGCGGTAACTTCCTTCCGGGATGTTGTCGATGAGTTGCTCGATGATGTGAATCGACTGCTTCATCTCCTCTATACGGAGCCAGTAACGGGCAAAGTTGTCGCCCTTATCGTTCAGAACTTCCTCGAATTCAACCTTATCATAGCCATCATAAGGATGCAACTTGCGAACATCACACTTCACGCCGGAAGCGCGGGCGACGGGTCCGGTACACCCCAAAGAAATAGCATCTTCAGCAGTCAGTTTTCCAACGCCACGGGTACGAGCCTGTAAAATCACGTTACCGGTAAGTAACTGGTAGTATTCGTGCAGGTTACCTTTCAACTGTTCAATCAGCTTTTTCACCTTTTTCACGAAATCGGGGTGCAGGTCATTTATCACACCCCCTGGCGTGATGTAATTCATCGTCAGGCGTGAACCACAGGTTTCTTCAAAGATTTCCAGAATCATTTCGCGTTCGCGGAAAGCATAGAAGAAAGGTGAAACAGCACCCAGGTCAAGTCCCAGTGCTCCCCACCACAACTGGTGCGATGCCAAACGGCTCAACTCAGCCATCAATACGCGGATAACCTGCGCTCGTGGTGGTGCTTCAACCTGCAAGCCTTTCTCGATAGCCAGCGAACAGGCCTGGTTATTCATATGCGCCGAAAGGTAATCCATCCGGCTGGTGAGGTAGATAAACTGTTTGTAGCCCAATGCCTCCGACATTTTCTCGATGCCGCGGTGGATATACCCGAGGTGAGGCTTCGAATCGATGATGTCCTCACCGTCGAGCCACAGTTCCAGGCGTAATACTCCGTGCGTGGAAGGGTGCTGCGGACCAACGTTGATGACAAATTCGTCGCGTTTGATATCTTTTGTTTCCATAACAGTCAATTACAGGGATATAACATCGTCGTCCTGGTAATCCTTCCGAAGCGGATAACCTTTCCATTCGTTACTCATGAAAATGCGTCGCAAATGCGGATGCCCCGTGAAACGAATGCCGAACAAGTCCCATATTTCGTTCTCGTACATTTCGGCTGCTTTCCACAGCGGCTCCACCGACGGCAACTCAGCATGGTCACGATCTTCCAGCTTCACCTTGATTTCCAAATCGTGGCGGTAAGTGGTGGAAGTCATGTGGTAGACCATTTCAAAATGTGTTTGCCAGTCGATGGCTGTTTCATCGAAAAGGAAATCGAATTTCGTGGCTTCATCTTCTTTCAGCTTTTTAGCCACTTCGAAAATCTCATCCTTTTCCACCCAAAGCACAGGAAAATCGATGTTCTCTTCCTGCGTCATTCCCGGGAAGGTTTTCTCCAGGTAACTTTTCAGTTCATCTTTAGTCATCGTTTTCCTTCTTTTTCGGTTTATCAATCACATACGCTCTCGAGTGCCGGATTTTCTCCTGCAACTTCATCATGCCTTCCAGCAGCGCTTCAGGACGCGGAGGACAACCCGGAATGTATACATCCACAGGGATGATATTATCCACACCTTTCACAACCGTGTAAGAGTTGTAGAAGAAAGGCCCGCCGGTAATGGTGCAGGCGCCCATGGCAATTACATATTTCGGTTCCGGCATCTGGTTGTACAGACGTTTCAGTACCGGCGCCATCTTTTTGGTAATGGTCCCGGCTACGATAATCAGGTCGGCCTGGCGGGGAGTAGCACGCGCTACCTCGAAGCCAAACCGCGACCAGTCGTACTTAGCCGATGCCGCCGACATCATTTCGATGGCACAACAGCTGGTTCCGAAGGTGAGCGGCCAAAGCGAGTTGCTTCGTGCCCAGTTACTCAGCTTATCGATATTCGAAACCAGAAAGTTGGTATTCCCCGACTCATCTTCGTAAATCTCGCCGGGAAACGGTTCGGGATTTTTATTTACATCCATGACAGGGCTTTCTTTTTATGGGCATATAACAGGCCCAGGAATAACACCAACACAAAAAATACAATCTCGATAAAAGCTACCATGCCAATTTCCTTGAACACAACAGCCCAGGGATAGAGAAAAGCTATCTCCACATCGAACAAAAGAAACACGAGGGCAAATAAATAGTAGCCCACATGAAACTGAACCCATGTTGTGCCCTGCGTTTCCATGCCGCATTCGTACGCCTCACCCTTTTCGGGATTATATCGTTTGAGCGAAAGCTTGTTGCCCAATCCAATTGCCAGCGCGGCAAAAGCGAAACCACAGAACATTAACAGTAGAATAGATACACTGCCCATGTTATATAAATTTTTATTGATAATTGATTAATCACTGAAATCGGAATACCGGGTTGGAAATTCCATCAGATTGTTCTCCCCCGGGAAAAAGATATCCGGTGAAGAATGCTGATCCGAACAGCCGGATCAGAGCATAAGTGACTTATAAAAGAAGGGATTCAATGAAATAGATAAAGTCATCCGTTTCATTGAGTGGGATAGTGTGCATCGCATGATCAGAGAACGAGCAGGTAACCGATTCCAGTTCCGTATTCAAATCACGTTTCAGCACCACAAAATTTTTAAGGAGTTGAACTTCCAATTCCTGCTTGTTCTCGTCAACACAAGTCAGAGCAGCAGGATCCGGCTCTTCTGTAAAGAAACCATGAGAAGTGGAACTACTGGACATTTCAGGACTCCTGAATTCGGCCACGCGCTTTCTTGCCGACAGCTCGTGTACCTCGTTGGTAAAATGAGCATATCCTACTGCAATTGGTACCAGTAGTAATAAAATGGCAATGATATTTTTAATCGCTTTCCTCACTTCTCAATCAATAACTCAGCTGCAAGTTTAACACAAATTGAAAGCCACTACACCCTGATTTAGTTATTTTTAACCATTCTAAGTATTGATCCACAGCATTCCCCGTCTTACAACCCAATTCCATCTCACTGATTATATTACCATTACACTCCACAAACACATCCACATACCTTAATAATTATATCATTCGACCTATTAAATATCATATTCCCTTTCAACTCTCAAGAAAATTTTTAACCGAATAGTTTTCACCTTTTGAAGCTTATTCTGCCTACTTTTACCTCGAAGGCACATAATAAGGTTTCGATAATGAAAATACTAATAGTGGAAGATGAGCAATCATTGGCTGACGATTTGGTTGCCTACCTGGCAGCCGAAGGAAACATCTGTGAATCGGCTTATGACTACTTTACCGCAGAAGATAAGCTGGCAGCCTTCCATTACGACATCGTTTTACTCGATATAAACTTGCCTGACGGAAACGGTTTGCAATTGTTGCACCAAATGAGGGAGCACGAACCACCGCCCGGCGTACTGATCATTTCAGCACGCGATTCGCTGGACGACAAACTCAAGGGCCTTGATTTGGGTGCCGATGATTACCTGACCAAACCGTTTCATCTGGCTGAAGTGAATGCCCGGGTAAAAGCATTAGGTCGACGTCGGTTATTTGGTGGAAAAACCGAAATCCGTTACAACGAAATCAATATCGACCCTGAATCGGGAACAGTCCGCATTAACAACCAACAGCCGGAATTGACCCGGAAAGAATTCGCTTTGTTACAGTACTTCGTCACCAACCAGAACCGCGTGATGACCAAAGAGGCCATTGCTGAACATTTGTGGGGCGATTACATGGAAATGGCCGGCAATTTCGACTTCATCTATACACACATCAAAAATCTTCGTCGCAAACTGACCGATGCCGGAGCCAACGATTACATCCGGACGGTGTACGGCATGGGCTACAAATGGAGTGACGAATAGAACGACAAAAATCTTTTCAATGAAACTGTTGCGCAAAACCATCGGATATCAACTGCTGCTGACGACCCTCTTTTTCGTGCTGGCCGGATTTGCCCTTTTCCGTATGATTAACGGGATTGAAAACGAAGAGGTAGACGAAAACCTGACGGCGATGCAAATGAGTATTGAGCTAAAACTGAAACAAGGAGTCGCCGTTAGCGACGCTCCT
This Prolixibacter sp. NT017 DNA region includes the following protein-coding sequences:
- a CDS encoding NADH-quinone oxidoreductase subunit J; translation: MSASTIIFYIVSALVLVFGAMSVFTRKIFRAAIYLLFSLIGIAGIYILMNMDFIAALQVLIYVGGIIVLIIFSIFLTHQAGDKLPKPLFKRIVAGASMAAFGLIVVLGVFYKTAFKVTTEAGIDHSARSIGRQMLDYHHHGYVYPFEIVSFLLLAALVGCIVIAVNIQKK
- a CDS encoding NADH-quinone oxidoreductase subunit A, translated to MGSVSILLLMFCGFAFAALAIGLGNKLSLKRYNPEKGEAYECGMETQGTTWVQFHVGYYLFALVFLLFDVEIAFLYPWAVVFKEIGMVAFIEIVFFVLVLFLGLLYAHKKKALSWM
- a CDS encoding NADH-quinone oxidoreductase subunit D, with protein sequence METKDIKRDEFVINVGPQHPSTHGVLRLELWLDGEDIIDSKPHLGYIHRGIEKMSEALGYKQFIYLTSRMDYLSAHMNNQACSLAIEKGLQVEAPPRAQVIRVLMAELSRLASHQLWWGALGLDLGAVSPFFYAFREREMILEIFEETCGSRLTMNYITPGGVINDLHPDFVKKVKKLIEQLKGNLHEYYQLLTGNVILQARTRGVGKLTAEDAISLGCTGPVARASGVKCDVRKLHPYDGYDKVEFEEVLNDKGDNFARYWLRIEEMKQSIHIIEQLIDNIPEGSYREKLKGIVKLPAGEYYQRVETARGELGVYIVSDGKKEPYRVRFRTPNFSNLNALRPMLKGAKIGDMVSMMATLDLIIPDIDR
- a CDS encoding response regulator transcription factor; translated protein: MKILIVEDEQSLADDLVAYLAAEGNICESAYDYFTAEDKLAAFHYDIVLLDINLPDGNGLQLLHQMREHEPPPGVLIISARDSLDDKLKGLDLGADDYLTKPFHLAEVNARVKALGRRRLFGGKTEIRYNEINIDPESGTVRINNQQPELTRKEFALLQYFVTNQNRVMTKEAIAEHLWGDYMEMAGNFDFIYTHIKNLRRKLTDAGANDYIRTVYGMGYKWSDE
- a CDS encoding NADH-quinone oxidoreductase subunit B, with amino-acid sequence MDVNKNPEPFPGEIYEDESGNTNFLVSNIDKLSNWARSNSLWPLTFGTSCCAIEMMSAASAKYDWSRFGFEVARATPRQADLIIVAGTITKKMAPVLKRLYNQMPEPKYVIAMGACTITGGPFFYNSYTVVKGVDNIIPVDVYIPGCPPRPEALLEGMMKLQEKIRHSRAYVIDKPKKKENDD
- a CDS encoding NuoM family protein; the encoded protein is MNILSLLILIPLLTVVGILLVKSDQLVRKITLAGSALQVIFASWLTAQYVSLRHAGATAQMLFESSRAWFRPLGINYHIGVDGISLVMILLTAVVVLAGVLVSWKIEKQVKEFFFMLLLLSVGAYGFFISLNLFSMFFFLELAVIPKYLLIGIWGTGKKENNAMKLALMLMTGSALVFLGIVGLYFASGWFGGEHTWDIMKLSHMHLPMNVQVILYFLTFIGFGVFTGMFPFHTWAPDGHSSAPTAASMFLAGISMKLGGYGLLRVATYLMPDAAREYSWIFIILATIAIFYGALATLMQKDLKYMNAYSSVSHVGFVVLGVAMITKVAFAGAVLQMVSHGIMTALFFAAIGMIYDRAHTRMSNELGGVLKQMPFIGTVFIIAGLTSLGLPGFSGFVSEMTVFVGSWVHTGIFYRVATILAAASIVITAVYILRATGFAIWGTITRKEYALLKDASWNERWAAVLLIVGIVLIGLAPFLFMHLINADVQEIFNHLHAG
- a CDS encoding NADH-quinone oxidoreductase subunit C, with product MTKDELKSYLEKTFPGMTQEENIDFPVLWVEKDEIFEVAKKLKEDEATKFDFLFDETAIDWQTHFEMVYHMTSTTYRHDLEIKVKLEDRDHAELPSVEPLWKAAEMYENEIWDLFGIRFTGHPHLRRIFMSNEWKGYPLRKDYQDDDVISL
- the nuoH gene encoding NADH-quinone oxidoreductase subunit NuoH; translation: MQLSISLLEITRAIDSWLNSIFHPHVAFGIELVLAGVAVILLVVAMAVLMVYAERKLAGFMQMRLGPMRVGKYGSLQAIADVMKLLLKECLVPTNSDKMMFKLAPFVVTIVSFMTIVPIAFARGIQLWDINIGVFYITAVSSLSVIGILMAGWSSNNKYSLLGAMRSGAQIVSYELSGGLALIVVVMMSGTLSISGIVQAQADGWWIIKGHIPVIIAFVTFVITSTAELNRAPFDLAEAESELTAGYHTEYSGMQFAMFFLSEYTNMFVLSMVAATVFLGGWMPFHLAGLEGFNHFMDYIPGIVWFFGKTFFILFLIVWFRWTFPRLRIDQLLKLEWKYLLPVSIINVLFAAFIALMGWYL
- a CDS encoding 4Fe-4S binding protein, whose protein sequence is MNSIYQYFRAIWYGFSSLWKGMMLTGHYLVHPKKILTEQYPENRDTLYIPERFQGEVVLPHDENNEHLCTGCTICEMNCPNGSIKIITQQVETPEGKKKKELDKWVYHLGLCTFCGQCIDACPQDAIKMSNAFEHSVYDRKVLTKVLNQPGSKLKSAKK
- the nuoL gene encoding NADH-quinone oxidoreductase subunit L: MTLDNIVLLIPLLPLLSFLLLGLAGKHISVRFSGVIGSVILGASLVLALVTAYDYFFAIGKQGGEFIPYLTAQLNWLPFNSDLSINLGLVLDPISVMMLLVVTFVSTMVHIYSLGYMKGEERYTTYYAYLGLFTFSMLGLVLSTNIFQMYIFWELVGVSSYLLIGFYFSRPSAVAAAKKAFIVTRFADLGFLIGILMLGYGAHSYDFFTLIDRLSHPGSSYLVAMTGASFLGMSTLTWALILVFIGGAGKSAMFPFHIWLPDAMEGPTPISALIHAATMVVAGVYLVARLFPIFAVGAPDALTVVGYVGAFTALFAATIACTQTDIKKVLAYSTISQIGFMLFALGVAGWGPGKTEGFTAGMFHLFTHASFKALLFLGAGSIIHAVHSNEMKDMGGLRKSMPITHITFLLAALAISGIPPFAGFFSKEAIFSAAEQSNPIIYWVGLIAGTLTAFYIFRLYFMIFWHKTPDAHAHNHEKGEWAMMIPMMLLAVGAVFGGFIPFGDFVSATGKPLALPIELSHIILPVGLGVLSIVAAAILYRKESDVPQRIVNALGGFYRAAYRKFYIDEIYLFITKKIVFKLMGRPSAWFDRNVVDGTVQKTGSLTIALSNTIKRVQSGKLQAYTMYFFGGVLLLVVLLLYKFA
- the nuoK gene encoding NADH-quinone oxidoreductase subunit NuoK — encoded protein: MEQVPLAHLLILSSALFFLGIYGFFTRRNMITMLMSVELILNSVNINFIAFNKYLFPNQLEGIFFTLFIIAVAAAEVSLAIAIIINLFRKFNTVDVEEVDTMKF